One Nicotiana tomentosiformis chromosome 1, ASM39032v3, whole genome shotgun sequence genomic window, GGATGACGATGTTGGCACTTCATCTAGAAGTCTTAGAACTAGGAAATCAAAAAATGGGCGAAAAGCTACCACTAAAAGGAAGTCAACTAAACTAAAGTCATTAAGACCTCAGCGAGGAGCTGCACATCCTGCTATTGTCCGTTATCATTCTGACAGCTCTTCAGAtgaagaagatgaaggtagcTCTGAGGATGATTCATTGGAAACTGAGTCACCAGAATGTTGGTCAAGTGATCAGAGCATTGAATCTGATGACAAGCTGCCGAGCAAACAACAGAACTATTCAACAGGTGGATCTGCGGATGTACCTCCTAAATCTGCTGAACCTCAAACAAACGGTGAGAACAAAAGGAGATTAGTCCTGAAATTGAAAATTCGTGATGCTAAGAAGCTTGAGTTATCAAAAGACACTGCAACTCAGTGTGGTGACCAAGCTGATAAGTCACGTTCTTCTCAAGCTAGTGAAGAGATAATTGAAGATAATCTGGTTAACCTTAGATTAAAGGAGCCAGGATCATACTCTGCAGATGAAATTGGCATGGAACTGTCTGAGAAATACAATAAAACTGGTATTATGGTTAATGACAAGGAACACAAAGGTGTTCTGGGTGAGCATGCCAATTTTTCTGCCAGTGTAGATATCCAAAGTCTGGCCGATAATTTAATGACTGAGGCTCAAACAAATCGGGGACAGCTTGAAGCTAGCAGATCGACTGCTGGAAATGGTCCACGAGATGCAGCATGTTCCTCAGGAGGTGGTAAAAGTTCATTATTTCAGTTGTCATCGTCACCTAGTCATCAGCCACAGCAAATAGGCATCGGTCCAGGATCAAACAAGCTGACTACCACCAACGACAATCCTGAAGTAAACCCAAAACCTAGAGTGAAGACAACCATAATAAAGATAAAAGCAAAGAAAGTTTCCAGGGATTCTCAAGCTCATTGTGAATTTAATCGTCCTACAGATGCTTATTGTGGAGATGAATCAACATCTAAAATCTTTTCCCATTTGGAACAAAACCAAGTTCCGGAAGTGCCAGAAACAGACAATGGCCCTGATAGATTCGGTCAGAAATTGCATTGGGGTGTACTGACGGACGATACTGTTGACAGAAGCAAGTCTCATGGATCTAGAAGGCGCTTACTTCGCAGTCATGATATTAGTGGAAGTACTTCCGATGCTTGTATTGATCATGATGAATCAGGTTCTGAATTCCCTCATGCCGCTACTGATGCAGCACGTAGAAAGAGATCCTTAAGATTTACTGCAATGTCAAGAGATACAGCATTCAGGAAAGATGACGTAAAGATAAGAGAGAACCATGTAGCTGTAGGTTCATCAAGAAATGCAGAAAAGCTGACCAAGAAGGCTACGTGTTTTCTGCCATTAGGAAGGACTTCAGCTAATGTGTCCAACCGGTCATCTACAGACAATAAAGAGCATTCTTCCAGGGCGGAAAATGTTTTCTCAGCTGGAATGAGCTTGAATAAGGCAGTAAAAAAAATGAATTGGCTGCTATTGTCAGAGCATGAAGAGGGTTACCGCTACATTCCTCAGATAGGCGATGAAGTAGTATACTTCCGACAGGTGCATTACATAATTTCTATTGGTTAATCGTAGCCCCTTCTTTCCTGTTTTTCCCATTTTGGGTTTTTTATGATAATGTCACTTGGTATTCCTTGAATTCAGGGGCATCAAGAATATATAGAATATAGCGATTCATCGGAGCCTGGTCCTTGGACAAAGAATGCAGCTGTATTCCGAGCTGTGGAATTTTGTTTGGTTGAGAATCTTAATTACGCAACTCTTCCTGGCTCTGGTGAGAGTTGCTGTAAAGTTACACTTCAGTTCATAGATAGCACTTCCCCCGTCTTTGGACAGAAGTTTAAGATAAAACTGTCTGAACTAGTTAACTTCCCTGACTTCATTATTGAGAGATCTCGGTATGAGACTGCAATGGAGAGAAATTGGTCATACAGAGACAAATGTCTTGTTTGGTGGAGGGATGAGAGTGATCAAGGTGGTAGGTGGTGGGAAGGTCGGGTAGTTTCTGTAAAAGCCAAATCTGACCAGTTTCCTGACAGTCCATGGGAAAGATGCGGTATCCTATACAAAGACGAATCAGAACCCCATCCTCATAGTCCTTGGGAACTACATGATATAGATAGTTCATGGGAGCAACCTCATATTGACTTGGAAAGCAAAAACAGAGTTTTGTCTTCTATCACCGAGCTACTGCATTCAGCAAGCAGAAATCAGGTTTTAATCTTTTCAATTGTCTATGCCTTGAAGTAATAACTGAACTTTGTAGTTCATAGCATCAGAGCTGACCCTGTTGTGTGCATGTTACAGGATTTCTTTGGGATTCTAAAATTGAAACAAGTTGCTGGGAAACTGGATTTTGTGAATAGGTACTCTTTTTACATTGTTTGTGTTGCTTTGCAGAAGTTGAAGAATTTCAATAAGAAACCCTATATCATCCTCAGaacaatcccccccccccccccaccccccaaaaaaaaaaaccccggacacacacaaaaaaaggagtaaaactagcctcttttgatcctCTTTCGATACTATATTCTCATTTAACTTTGCAGGGGTGTCTatgttctttcttttttctttttctttttggggggggggggggggggagttttgCTATAATTGTTTTTTCAATCTTTGGACATATGTTTGTTGCACGGTTGCTTGGCATACACAATTAATGGACCCAATGCGATAAATGATTCCTCTTTGCAGGTTCCCTGTTCCTCTATCACCTGATATAATCCAGTTAAGGTTAGAGAACAACTATTATAGAAGCTTGGAAGCAATGAAGCATGATTTCTCTGTGATGCTAGCAAATGGTGAGGCTTACTTTGCCAAAAATAGAGAGCTTTCAGTGAAAATGAAGCGTCTTTCAGATTGGTTTAGTGAGACATTGTCAGATTTGTGAGGTCATGCTTTCCCGTAGCTTGTTATTTTTCCTCCCTTCATCCAACTGCCCGGAGA contains:
- the LOC104093898 gene encoding uncharacterized protein isoform X2 encodes the protein MQANQVHGLSLREIGGGFPKHHRAPSIRLASYAIAKPSTMVQKMQTIKKLRGHRDAVYCAIFDRSGRYVITGSDDRLVKIWSMETGFCLASCRGHEGDITDLAVSSNNALVASASNDYSIRVWRLPDGLPISVLRGHTGAVTAIAFTPRPSSVYQLLSSSDDGTCRIWDARYSQCVPRVYSPRPKDNVSVKSSATAITNIQSSSNTSHNHQILCCAYNANGTVFVTGSSDTLARVWSACKFSPDRPEELNHEIDTLSGHENDVNYVQFSGCAVASRSSTSDSFVEDCIPKFRNSWFSHDNIVTCSRDGSAIIWTTKPRKSSHGKLGRSWGKAYHLKVPPPPMPPQPPRGGPRQRFRPTPRGVNMIVWSLDNRFVLAAIMDCRICVWNAIDGSLVHSLTGHTQSTYVLDVHPFNPRIAMSAGYDGKTILWDIWEGIPIRTYDIGRFKLVDGKFSQDGTSIVLSDDVGQIYLLNTGQGESQKDAKYDQFFLGDYRPLIQDAQGNVLDQETQLAPYRRNMQDLLCDASMLPYPEPYQSMYQRRRLGALGTEWRPPSVKFSVGTDANLSLGYHVLPVADLDIIAEPLPEFIDTLFWEPDNDILNDETDSEYNMNEEVSTEGEHECVRDSSSSASVCSEEEKMRRSHKDSLRRSKRKKSVSEVEVTSSGRRLRKKVKDDDVGTSSRSLRTRKSKNGRKATTKRKSTKLKSLRPQRGAAHPAIVRYHSDSSSDEEDEGSSEDDSLETESPECWSSDQSIESDDKLPSKQQNYSTGGSADVPPKSAEPQTNGENKRRLVLKLKIRDAKKLELSKDTATQCGDQADKSRSSQASEEIIEDNLVNLRLKEPGSYSADEIGMELSEKYNKTGIMVNDKEHKGVLGEHANFSASVDIQSLADNLMTEAQTNRGQLEASRSTAGNGPRDAACSSGGGKSSLFQLSSSPSHQPQQIGIGPGSNKLTTTNDNPEVNPKPRVKTTIIKIKAKKVSRDSQAHCEFNRPTDAYCGDESTSKIFSHLEQNQVPEVPETDNGPDRFGQKLHWGVLTDDTVDRSKSHGSRRRLLRSHDISGSTSDACIDHDESGSEFPHAATDAARRKRSLRFTAMSRDTAFRKDDVKIRENHVAVGSSRNAEKLTKKATCFLPLGRTSANVSNRSSTDNKEHSSRAENVFSAGMSLNKAVKKMNWLLLSEHEEGYRYIPQIGDEVVYFRQGHQEYIEYSDSSEPGPWTKNAAVFRAVEFCLVENLNYATLPGSGESCCKVTLQFIDSTSPVFGQKFKIKLSELVNFPDFIIERSRYETAMERNWSYRDKCLVWWRDESDQGGRWWEGRVVSVKAKSDQFPDSPWERCGILYKDESEPHPHSPWELHDIDSSWEQPHIDLESKNRVLSSITELLHSASRNQDFFGILKLKQVAGKLDFVNRFPVPLSPDIIQLRLENNYYRSLEAMKHDFSVMLANGEAYFAKNRELSVKMKRLSDWFSETLSDL